A window of the Schlesneria paludicola DSM 18645 genome harbors these coding sequences:
- a CDS encoding endo-1,4-beta-xylanase — translation MGLIRFAVHPATTFNDWPEVHAGFLTGADGRVFPTKIELENNLVGCRRTSSESVKFHVVWPVEGFGRMIISTASLPEREAPYELVVELARGKIVQVRNQLAQWELAGLRVPPEFAGPHRAAHRAFFRAASSQNQPDEACRLANEAIRFACQAAEILAQSYASQSLAGRLQRFGSLPISIGCEILGTLPPPATHVLYGTLFNTSTVSVPWKVIEAIEGEYNWEATDKQLDWCESQKLMVRGGPLLDLGSNSMPGWLSRWEHDVLNLQSFVCDFVETAIARYVGRIRVWEICSRMNTGGAMGLNEETRLTLTARVLDVARQVDEEAQLIIRIDQPWGDYQSRGQHRLSPLQAVDALIRAGVGLSGVNLELALGYKTYGSSRRDLLDTSRLIDAWTTLDVPIYVTLVCPSAALADPLASNPLAVNPQIWAGATDESHQADWIDQMLELLVAKPRIAGVFLPNFSDSTLHEFPNAGLLRGDNSPKPVTERIVAQRMSHRRRMT, via the coding sequence ATGGGGTTGATTCGCTTTGCCGTCCACCCCGCCACGACGTTTAACGACTGGCCCGAGGTCCATGCCGGTTTCTTGACAGGAGCCGATGGCCGAGTCTTTCCCACGAAGATTGAGCTCGAGAACAATCTTGTCGGTTGTCGGCGCACGTCGTCAGAAAGCGTCAAATTTCACGTAGTCTGGCCGGTGGAAGGATTCGGCCGGATGATCATATCGACCGCGTCACTTCCCGAACGCGAAGCGCCATACGAACTGGTCGTGGAACTCGCACGCGGAAAAATCGTTCAAGTCCGCAATCAACTGGCACAATGGGAACTCGCCGGACTACGCGTTCCGCCCGAATTTGCGGGGCCGCATCGGGCTGCACATCGCGCGTTTTTTCGGGCGGCATCATCGCAGAACCAGCCGGACGAGGCCTGCAGGCTCGCGAACGAAGCGATCCGGTTTGCGTGCCAGGCTGCCGAGATCTTGGCGCAGTCCTATGCCTCACAATCGCTCGCGGGACGCCTGCAGCGATTCGGTTCGTTACCGATTTCCATCGGTTGTGAAATCCTCGGTACGCTCCCTCCACCCGCGACGCACGTCCTGTATGGAACGCTCTTCAATACCTCGACCGTCTCGGTTCCTTGGAAGGTCATCGAAGCGATCGAAGGTGAATACAACTGGGAAGCGACCGACAAGCAACTGGATTGGTGTGAATCCCAGAAGCTGATGGTCCGGGGTGGACCGCTGCTCGACCTGGGCAGCAACAGCATGCCAGGCTGGCTCAGCCGTTGGGAGCATGATGTTCTGAATCTGCAGAGCTTTGTTTGCGATTTCGTCGAGACCGCGATCGCGCGTTACGTCGGTCGAATTCGCGTGTGGGAAATCTGCTCGCGGATGAACACGGGCGGTGCGATGGGACTCAACGAAGAGACGCGCCTGACGTTGACGGCGCGCGTGCTGGACGTCGCACGTCAGGTCGATGAAGAAGCGCAACTGATCATTCGCATCGATCAGCCTTGGGGTGACTATCAATCACGCGGCCAACATCGGCTGTCTCCTCTACAAGCCGTCGACGCGTTGATTCGAGCCGGCGTCGGACTGTCGGGAGTCAACTTGGAATTGGCGCTGGGCTACAAGACGTACGGTTCATCGCGACGCGATCTATTAGATACATCGCGCTTGATCGATGCGTGGACAACATTGGACGTGCCGATCTATGTCACGTTGGTCTGCCCCTCGGCCGCGCTGGCGGACCCCTTGGCATCGAATCCGCTTGCGGTCAATCCTCAGATCTGGGCGGGTGCCACGGATGAAAGCCATCAGGCCGACTGGATCGATCAGATGTTGGAGCTGTTGGTTGCAAAGCCTCGGATCGCGGGCGTCTTCCTGCCCAATTTTTCTGACAGCACCTTGCATGAATTTCCCAACGCGGGACTGCTGCGCGGCGACAACTCGCCAAAGCCTGTGACCGAACGAATCGTCGCCCAGCGAATGAGTCATCGCCGCAGAATGACCTGA
- a CDS encoding phosphoribosylaminoimidazolesuccinocarboxamide synthase: MAQRSKVPLLQSELPGRTPFRGKVRDVYDFGDRLLFIATDRISAFDWILPTGIPDKGRVLTQLSRFWFDLLQVPHHLVSMDPADVPLPTGTDIDALQGRSMIVRKTKVFPIECVVRGYLSGSGWKEYKGKQTVCDLPLPSGLTESHQLPEPIFTPATKAESGHDENISFERMTEILGTDRSQELRKFSLSIYTKAADFARSRGIIIADTKFEFGLVDDQVILIDEVLTPDSSRFWPADRYQAGGPQPSFDKQFVRDWLESTTWDKNSPPPAIPDEVVTQTRDKYVEAYERLTGTTFAWK; the protein is encoded by the coding sequence ATGGCGCAACGCTCAAAAGTTCCACTTTTACAAAGTGAACTTCCCGGAAGAACTCCCTTTCGAGGGAAAGTTCGAGATGTCTACGACTTCGGCGATCGGTTGCTATTCATTGCCACCGACCGTATCAGTGCGTTTGACTGGATTCTACCGACCGGAATTCCGGACAAGGGGCGCGTCCTCACGCAGCTCAGTCGTTTCTGGTTTGACCTTCTTCAGGTCCCCCACCATCTGGTCAGCATGGATCCCGCGGACGTTCCATTGCCAACCGGGACGGACATCGACGCCCTACAGGGACGCAGCATGATCGTGCGGAAGACGAAAGTCTTCCCAATTGAATGCGTCGTTCGCGGTTACCTGTCAGGATCAGGCTGGAAGGAGTACAAAGGGAAGCAGACGGTCTGCGACCTTCCACTGCCGTCCGGGTTGACGGAAAGCCATCAATTACCCGAGCCAATCTTTACTCCCGCAACCAAAGCAGAGAGCGGTCATGACGAGAATATTTCATTCGAACGGATGACCGAAATTCTCGGAACAGATCGATCGCAGGAACTGCGGAAGTTCAGCCTGTCGATTTATACGAAAGCGGCGGACTTCGCGCGATCGCGCGGGATCATTATCGCGGACACAAAGTTTGAATTCGGACTCGTTGACGACCAGGTCATTTTGATCGATGAAGTTTTGACACCGGATAGTTCGCGATTCTGGCCTGCCGATCGGTATCAAGCGGGCGGACCGCAGCCGAGTTTCGACAAGCAGTTCGTGCGCGATTGGCTGGAGTCGACGACTTGGGACAAGAATAGTCCGCCGCCAGCTATTCCCGATGAAGTGGTCACGCAGACGCGGGACAAGTATGTCGAAGCCTATGAGCGGCTGACAGGAACCACGTTCGCCTGGAAATGA
- a CDS encoding bifunctional heptose 7-phosphate kinase/heptose 1-phosphate adenyltransferase, with translation MQLQRLNEILARFPQQRIAVLGDFFLDKYLEVSPELAEPSLETGRVAHQVMSIRRYPGAAGTVVNNLAALGAGTLHAVGAVGDDGEAFDLCQGLHKIGCSTEGLLRCPELMTPTYLKPCDQNVAGLAGEHSRYDTKNRVSTPASIVERIGHELERVLPTVDALLIMDQVDMEDCGVVTAKLRARVAELARQFPKVIFWADSRRFIRQFRNTMIKANQFEAVHRLNPAVGEEIPQDELRRLIPALRSEIGATVFVTCGDRGILVSDPDVTLVPGVKVTGPIDPTGAGDSASAGAVMSLCSGATPAEAALIANLVASTTVQQLGTTGTASPDQVRAALAVWQSQHPTGLSN, from the coding sequence ATGCAGTTGCAGCGGCTGAACGAAATTTTGGCACGGTTTCCTCAGCAACGAATCGCCGTGTTGGGTGACTTCTTTCTGGACAAGTATCTGGAAGTGTCACCCGAGCTGGCGGAACCAAGCCTCGAAACCGGTCGGGTCGCACATCAGGTGATGTCAATCCGGCGTTACCCAGGGGCGGCAGGGACGGTTGTGAATAATCTGGCTGCATTGGGCGCTGGAACACTGCACGCAGTCGGAGCGGTGGGTGACGATGGAGAAGCGTTCGATCTCTGCCAGGGACTGCACAAGATCGGGTGCTCGACCGAAGGGTTACTGCGGTGTCCCGAACTGATGACACCCACCTATCTCAAACCCTGTGATCAGAATGTCGCCGGACTTGCGGGCGAACATTCGCGTTACGATACAAAGAATCGTGTTTCCACGCCGGCATCGATTGTCGAACGCATCGGTCATGAACTGGAACGCGTGCTGCCCACAGTCGATGCGCTGCTGATCATGGATCAAGTCGATATGGAAGACTGCGGCGTGGTCACAGCAAAGCTGCGGGCGCGCGTAGCGGAATTGGCCCGACAATTCCCGAAGGTCATTTTCTGGGCGGATAGCCGACGATTCATTCGCCAATTCCGCAACACCATGATCAAGGCGAATCAGTTCGAAGCAGTCCATCGCCTGAATCCCGCTGTGGGAGAAGAGATTCCGCAGGACGAGCTGCGTCGCCTGATCCCGGCGCTTCGCTCGGAGATTGGTGCAACAGTCTTCGTGACCTGCGGCGATCGTGGGATTCTGGTGAGCGATCCTGATGTCACGCTGGTCCCAGGCGTCAAAGTGACCGGCCCAATCGATCCGACCGGTGCCGGCGACAGCGCTTCGGCGGGGGCAGTGATGTCGCTGTGTAGCGGCGCCACCCCGGCTGAAGCGGCGCTCATTGCCAACCTTGTTGCTTCGACGACAGTTCAACAATTAGGAACGACGGGAACCGCGTCGCCCGATCAGGTTCGTGCGGCACTCGCGGTGTGGCAATCTCAACATCCAACCGGCTTATCGAACTGA
- a CDS encoding SGNH/GDSL hydrolase family protein — protein sequence MEEPNLLMRWTIYFFAGGSSAIWGAIVLAIVLTLSLRPRERRFVSPVIRLCLAVISIACIVCGSPPVPVWFQYLGSLWLVVALSSLSFHASNGPSTTAHRDFQNAFAVRLWRLSPAIWLSGFLLLELPWQPMPPVTPPVRQILVVGDSVTAGLNDHEVTWPRLLAQDAQVDVFDASQPGATLKSARMQNRLFLNRPGTLVLEIGGNDLLEGLPVAEFERHLSELLQEVVQPDRMVIMLELPLPPACARYGAAQRRQAQRYGAKLVPKRMFASVLTTKGSTVDGIHLSSAGQTLMKSRVESLLGSSLAAGSGNYYRLERGERAGILDTPPHY from the coding sequence ATGGAAGAACCCAATCTGCTGATGCGCTGGACCATTTACTTTTTCGCGGGTGGAAGCTCGGCGATCTGGGGCGCGATTGTTCTCGCAATCGTCCTGACGCTGAGCCTCCGTCCAAGAGAAAGGCGATTCGTTTCTCCGGTGATCCGATTGTGCCTCGCGGTCATCAGCATCGCGTGCATCGTCTGCGGATCACCACCGGTTCCGGTGTGGTTTCAGTACCTGGGATCCCTCTGGTTAGTGGTTGCCCTTAGCTCGCTGAGCTTTCACGCGTCCAACGGCCCATCGACAACAGCTCATCGCGACTTTCAAAACGCCTTCGCAGTACGCCTGTGGCGGCTCAGCCCTGCGATCTGGCTCTCGGGATTCCTGTTATTGGAATTGCCCTGGCAGCCGATGCCGCCTGTCACGCCACCCGTTCGTCAAATCCTGGTAGTTGGCGATTCGGTCACTGCCGGACTGAACGATCACGAGGTTACCTGGCCTCGGCTGTTAGCTCAGGACGCGCAGGTTGACGTGTTTGATGCGTCGCAACCGGGCGCCACGCTCAAATCGGCGCGGATGCAGAATCGTCTTTTTCTAAATCGACCGGGCACGCTCGTATTGGAAATCGGGGGCAACGATCTCTTGGAAGGATTGCCGGTTGCCGAGTTTGAACGTCACCTGAGCGAGCTTTTGCAAGAGGTTGTCCAGCCAGACCGAATGGTCATCATGCTGGAATTGCCACTTCCGCCAGCCTGTGCGCGGTACGGAGCGGCCCAGCGACGTCAGGCGCAACGGTATGGTGCGAAGCTGGTTCCGAAGCGAATGTTCGCGTCTGTACTGACAACGAAAGGTTCAACCGTCGACGGAATCCATCTCTCATCCGCCGGACAGACGTTGATGAAATCGCGTGTCGAGTCATTGCTTGGATCGTCACTCGCCGCGGGCTCTGGAAATTATTACCGCCTTGAGCGTGGGGAGCGTGCGGGTATCTTGGACACTCCTCCGCATTATTGA